The Thermococcus sp. 21S7 genome has a window encoding:
- a CDS encoding DUF1102 domain-containing protein, giving the protein MNKLFGLAILMIGMLLAVGAGANFRYYSADRSASFDIVSDDNELIDLTAMQPYVKYSDGKIYVDISSSNSNRPDYGGLGLSPNTTYVFEEMFEVSNELWENNQSDYPICVKINTNHEQLKVFAGDYDNMTAGPGSNIKFTVYHGHPIKVGMIFDTTNATLGSEQFTMTITADAGECTR; this is encoded by the coding sequence ATGAACAAGCTATTTGGATTGGCCATACTTATGATTGGAATGCTCCTCGCGGTTGGCGCCGGGGCAAACTTCAGGTATTACTCCGCCGATAGGTCGGCGAGCTTTGACATAGTTTCAGACGACAACGAGCTTATTGACCTCACCGCAATGCAGCCGTACGTCAAGTACAGTGATGGAAAGATCTACGTGGACATAAGCTCAAGCAACAGCAACAGACCCGACTACGGCGGCCTAGGCCTTAGCCCGAACACCACCTACGTCTTTGAGGAGATGTTTGAGGTAAGCAACGAACTCTGGGAGAACAACCAGTCAGACTACCCAATCTGTGTTAAGATAAACACCAACCACGAGCAGCTTAAAGTCTTCGCAGGCGACTACGACAACATGACCGCGGGGCCGGGAAGCAACATTAAGTTCACCGTCTACCACGGCCACCCGATTAAGGTTGGCATGATATTCGACACGACCAACGCTACGCTCGGCTCGGAGCAGTTCACCATGACCATAACCGCAGACGCCGGAGAATGCACACGGTGA
- a CDS encoding signal peptidase I — protein MKRLIELTFTIIILVFLVGSLAGFFLDRPVFLSYAYSESMTPTIDRGDLFLMNPLARNYDVGDIIVFHRRDGWTVHRIFAITEEGYITKGDHNVATDQQDGIYPPVQREDIVGKVITIRGTPLVIRGGGNFIESVRHKMTNTYIIVTLILVGAFLTFSGGGKDRKRKKRRTIRVQMKTIYAAVSVLILAGFLFVTVASWGTLTFTYSSTLAGGQRDGWYMPGSTFVKNLSVENKAVYPFYYFVVPKGDRISLINEDGFKLKGDSSHEVILRVSVPEDTRIYREEVEVYSYPAILPRQVIEPLYRTSPYLPLVPYMVEISAVLLVFYYLSNVGNEDVIRIRTRRRSLLSKVMGDG, from the coding sequence ATGAAGAGACTCATTGAACTCACTTTCACCATCATCATCCTAGTTTTTCTCGTTGGTTCCTTAGCTGGCTTTTTCCTCGACAGGCCGGTGTTTCTATCGTACGCGTATTCTGAAAGCATGACCCCAACAATAGACAGAGGTGACCTCTTCTTGATGAATCCTCTAGCAAGAAACTACGACGTTGGAGACATAATAGTATTTCACAGGCGGGACGGCTGGACGGTCCACAGAATCTTTGCAATCACCGAGGAGGGATACATCACAAAGGGAGACCACAACGTCGCCACAGATCAGCAGGATGGAATCTACCCTCCGGTTCAGAGGGAGGATATAGTCGGAAAGGTAATCACCATTCGGGGAACCCCCCTCGTCATAAGGGGCGGGGGAAACTTTATAGAATCGGTTAGACACAAAATGACGAACACATATATAATAGTCACCCTGATTCTCGTGGGTGCATTCTTGACGTTTTCGGGAGGAGGAAAGGACAGAAAGAGGAAAAAAAGACGAACCATCAGAGTACAAATGAAAACAATCTACGCCGCCGTGTCGGTTCTGATCCTAGCGGGCTTCCTCTTTGTAACCGTTGCCTCATGGGGCACCCTAACGTTCACATACTCCTCAACCCTGGCCGGCGGACAGAGGGACGGCTGGTACATGCCGGGCAGTACGTTCGTGAAAAACCTAAGCGTAGAAAACAAGGCCGTTTATCCATTCTACTACTTCGTCGTACCGAAAGGTGATAGGATAAGTCTGATAAACGAGGATGGCTTCAAGCTCAAAGGGGACTCCTCCCACGAGGTGATCCTAAGGGTTTCGGTCCCAGAGGACACCCGGATATACAGAGAAGAGGTGGAGGTTTACTCATATCCGGCCATTCTTCCAAGACAGGTTATTGAACCCCTCTACCGGACCAGCCCATACCTGCCACTGGTGCCGTACATGGTTGAAATCTCCGCAGTACTGCTTGTCTTTTATTATCTCTCGAACGTGGGTAACGAAGACGTCATTAGAATCAGAACAAGAAGAAGAAGCCTTCTGAGCAAGGTAATGGGGGATGGTTAG
- a CDS encoding DUF5305 family protein, giving the protein MKNVKIDREKLILGAIAVSLILAGVFGIYGVIAYTTEPTTIKATYDTVYTERGELIHSGFFTNETVYKDGTSLEYYPAKITSAIAGEYTYKVTPEKNGKYSVTLHREYYVTSGKKRINITNTTEIIKEGSFTGTFSVPTFLNMTEIQDDLTAVQEGTGLYRAQVDVYFKVDVEKSDGTTFTQRISLVRDVSGMVKLEGADKEYKKVVRHVNTTINTVSFLGKEIPVSTARSVFPIGAILFAIPPIGFAYTHRERKPDELKNLRKFIVEGAPSDVGAVDPVDLRSVRDLERVFDLVDKPIVHYRQGNQDVYAIIDGDIIYEYRKPLPPEGDEAN; this is encoded by the coding sequence ATGAAAAACGTAAAGATTGATCGGGAAAAGCTTATACTGGGGGCCATTGCGGTCTCGTTGATACTGGCTGGGGTATTTGGAATCTACGGAGTGATAGCCTACACAACCGAGCCCACCACGATAAAGGCAACGTACGACACAGTTTACACGGAACGGGGGGAGCTAATCCACTCAGGTTTCTTCACCAACGAGACGGTATACAAAGACGGAACAAGCCTCGAATACTACCCCGCAAAAATAACATCCGCCATAGCCGGAGAATACACGTACAAGGTAACCCCCGAGAAAAACGGGAAATACTCCGTAACCCTGCACAGGGAATATTACGTGACATCGGGCAAAAAAAGGATCAACATCACCAATACGACAGAGATTATTAAAGAGGGAAGCTTCACAGGCACGTTTTCGGTGCCCACCTTCCTTAACATGACCGAGATTCAAGATGACCTCACGGCAGTCCAGGAGGGAACCGGCCTATACCGGGCCCAAGTTGACGTTTACTTCAAGGTGGATGTTGAAAAGAGCGACGGAACAACCTTCACCCAGAGGATAAGCCTGGTAAGGGACGTATCCGGAATGGTAAAGCTGGAGGGAGCGGATAAAGAGTACAAAAAAGTTGTGAGACACGTCAACACGACCATCAACACCGTAAGCTTCCTGGGGAAGGAAATCCCGGTGTCAACTGCCAGGAGTGTGTTCCCCATAGGCGCAATACTATTCGCAATACCCCCCATCGGCTTTGCATACACCCACAGGGAGAGGAAGCCGGACGAACTCAAGAACCTCAGAAAATTCATCGTCGAGGGCGCCCCGAGCGATGTAGGGGCCGTTGATCCCGTAGACCTCCGTTCGGTCAGGGATCTTGAAAGGGTGTTCGACCTCGTGGATAAGCCGATAGTCCACTACAGACAGGGAAACCAGGACGTTTACGCCATCATAGATGGGGACATCATCTATGAGTACCGGAAGCCGTTGCCCCCGGAAGGGGATGAGGCCAACTGA
- a CDS encoding inorganic diphosphatase: MNPFHELEPGPEVPEVVYALIEIPKGSRNKYELDKKTGLIKLDRVLYSPFFYPVDYGIIPQTWYDDGDPFDIMVIMREPVYPLTLIEARPIGIMKMEDSGDKDWKVLAVPVEDPYFDDWKDIDDVPKAFLDEVAHFFQRYKELQGKVTQIEGWGNAEEAKKEILRAIELYKEKFGKKE, encoded by the coding sequence ATGAACCCGTTCCACGAGCTTGAGCCCGGACCGGAGGTTCCAGAGGTTGTTTACGCTCTCATAGAGATTCCGAAGGGAAGCAGGAACAAGTACGAGCTTGACAAGAAGACCGGCCTTATAAAGCTCGATAGAGTGCTCTACAGCCCGTTCTTCTACCCGGTTGACTACGGAATAATCCCACAGACCTGGTACGACGACGGCGACCCCTTCGACATCATGGTCATCATGCGCGAGCCGGTTTACCCGCTCACCCTCATAGAGGCGAGACCGATAGGCATCATGAAGATGGAGGACAGCGGCGACAAGGACTGGAAGGTCCTCGCGGTCCCCGTTGAGGACCCGTACTTCGACGACTGGAAGGACATCGACGACGTCCCGAAGGCCTTCCTCGACGAGGTTGCCCACTTCTTCCAGAGGTATAAGGAGCTCCAGGGCAAGGTCACCCAGATAGAGGGCTGGGGCAACGCCGAGGAGGCCAAGAAGGAAATCCTCCGCGCCATCGAGCTCTACAAGGAGAAGTTCGGCAAGAAGGAGTGA
- a CDS encoding DNA-directed RNA polymerase: MYKLLKIKDVVRIPPRMFTMDPKEAAKLVLRETYEGIYDRDEGVILAIMDVEDIGQGVIVPGDGATYHEVVFDVLVWKPEMHEVVEGEVIDVAPYGAFIRIGPMDGLVHISQLMDDYVVFDEKNKQFLGKETKRILKLGDEVRARVIAISIKSRVIRENKIGLTMRQPGLGKRDWIEKEKRKEAEA; the protein is encoded by the coding sequence ATGTACAAGCTCCTCAAGATTAAAGACGTTGTGAGAATTCCGCCCAGGATGTTCACGATGGATCCCAAAGAGGCCGCAAAGCTCGTCCTCCGCGAGACCTACGAGGGCATCTACGACCGCGACGAGGGCGTTATCCTAGCGATTATGGACGTCGAGGACATCGGCCAGGGAGTCATCGTGCCCGGCGACGGTGCCACCTACCACGAGGTGGTCTTCGACGTTCTCGTCTGGAAGCCCGAGATGCACGAGGTCGTTGAGGGCGAGGTCATAGACGTCGCCCCGTACGGCGCGTTCATCAGAATAGGCCCGATGGACGGCCTCGTCCACATCAGCCAGCTAATGGACGACTACGTTGTCTTCGACGAGAAGAACAAGCAGTTCCTCGGCAAGGAGACCAAGAGAATCCTCAAGCTCGGGGACGAAGTCAGGGCGAGGGTCATCGCCATAAGCATCAAGAGCAGGGTAATTAGAGAGAACAAGATAGGCCTCACCATGCGCCAGCCCGGTCTCGGAAAGAGGGACTGGATAGAGAAGGAGAAGCGCAAGGAGGCTGAGGCATGA
- the spt4 gene encoding transcription elongation factor subunit Spt4 translates to MTKERACRHCHYITTEERCPVCGSRDLSDEWFDLVIITEPEKSMIAEKLGVKVPGKYAIRVR, encoded by the coding sequence ATGACGAAGGAGAGGGCGTGCAGACACTGCCACTACATAACCACTGAGGAGCGCTGCCCGGTCTGCGGCAGCAGGGACCTCAGCGACGAGTGGTTCGACCTCGTCATAATCACCGAACCCGAGAAGTCGATGATAGCCGAGAAGCTGGGCGTTAAAGTCCCAGGAAAGTACGCCATAAGGGTTAGATGA
- a CDS encoding GTP-dependent dephospho-CoA kinase, producing MMLFVLTPELRRELKEPLGVLVQGEIPEPYLRVKGELEKARYVVTVGDVVTENVLRVGIKPSLAIYDHKTKRREYTPDIEAGAVVMTVQNPAGTITKALLNAIRKGFGLAERGRRVYIKVCGEEDLAAIPAVLYAPVGSIVLYGQPDEGVVLIRVTPECKLKCGKLMSKMEVVRDGD from the coding sequence ATGATGCTGTTCGTACTAACGCCCGAACTCAGGCGGGAGCTGAAGGAACCCCTGGGCGTGCTCGTCCAGGGCGAGATTCCCGAGCCCTACCTTAGGGTTAAGGGAGAGCTTGAAAAAGCCCGTTACGTTGTCACCGTCGGCGACGTGGTCACGGAAAACGTCCTCAGGGTGGGCATAAAGCCGAGCCTGGCCATATACGACCACAAGACAAAGAGACGGGAGTACACGCCGGACATAGAAGCCGGTGCGGTGGTCATGACCGTTCAGAATCCCGCCGGAACAATAACGAAAGCTTTATTAAACGCAATCAGAAAGGGCTTTGGACTGGCCGAAAGGGGCCGGAGGGTTTACATAAAGGTGTGTGGAGAGGAAGACCTGGCGGCCATTCCGGCCGTGCTCTACGCCCCCGTCGGGAGCATCGTGCTCTACGGCCAGCCGGATGAGGGAGTAGTGCTTATAAGGGTAACACCCGAATGCAAGCTCAAGTGCGGGAAGCTCATGTCGAAGATGGAGGTGGTTCGCGATGGAGATTAA
- a CDS encoding 30S ribosomal protein S24e, which produces MEIKVTEIKENKLLGRKEIYFDVIHEGEATPSRADVKGKLVAMLDLDPETVVVQYIRSYFGSRVSKGYAKAYESKERMLYIEPEYVLIRDGIITKEEE; this is translated from the coding sequence ATGGAGATTAAGGTTACCGAGATTAAGGAGAACAAGCTCCTCGGGAGGAAGGAGATATACTTCGATGTCATCCACGAGGGAGAGGCCACCCCGAGCAGGGCCGACGTCAAGGGCAAGCTCGTGGCGATGCTCGACCTCGACCCCGAGACTGTGGTCGTCCAGTACATAAGGAGCTACTTCGGCAGCAGGGTCAGCAAGGGCTACGCCAAGGCCTACGAGAGCAAGGAGAGGATGCTCTACATCGAGCCGGAATACGTCCTCATAAGGGACGGAATAATCACGAAGGAGGAGGAGTGA
- a CDS encoding 30S ribosomal protein S27ae yields MGQKWKMYEVQGGKVKRKNKFCPRCGPGVFMAEHKDRWSCGRCGYTEWKRK; encoded by the coding sequence ATGGGGCAGAAGTGGAAGATGTACGAGGTTCAGGGCGGTAAGGTCAAGAGGAAGAACAAGTTCTGCCCGCGCTGCGGTCCGGGCGTCTTCATGGCCGAGCACAAGGACCGCTGGAGCTGCGGCCGCTGCGGCTACACCGAGTGGAAGAGGAAGTGA
- a CDS encoding HemK2/MTQ2 family protein methyltransferase, producing MPVYYGIRLKLHPQVYEPAEDTFLLAENLAVRGGDRALDVGTGTGLIALLMAKKASFVLGVDINPLAVELAGENARINGIKNVEFRLSDLFERVEGKFDVVTFNAPYLPGEPEEPIDLALVGGETGREVLDRFIQEVPEYLKPGGTVQIVQSSITGVEETLRMLKKAGLTGKIAARRHVFFEDIVLINAKPSDCV from the coding sequence ATGCCAGTCTACTACGGTATCAGGCTCAAGCTCCATCCCCAGGTCTACGAGCCTGCCGAGGATACCTTCCTCTTAGCCGAGAACCTCGCGGTCAGGGGAGGGGATAGGGCCCTCGACGTCGGTACCGGAACCGGACTTATAGCACTTCTGATGGCGAAGAAAGCTAGCTTCGTTCTGGGAGTTGATATCAACCCGTTGGCCGTTGAGCTGGCGGGGGAGAACGCGAGGATAAACGGCATCAAAAACGTCGAGTTTCGCCTGAGCGACCTCTTCGAGAGGGTTGAGGGGAAGTTCGACGTGGTAACCTTCAACGCCCCCTACCTGCCCGGCGAGCCGGAGGAGCCGATAGACCTGGCGCTGGTTGGCGGCGAGACCGGCAGGGAGGTCCTCGACAGGTTCATCCAGGAAGTTCCGGAGTATCTCAAGCCGGGCGGAACCGTCCAGATAGTCCAGAGTTCGATAACCGGGGTGGAAGAAACGCTGAGGATGCTGAAAAAGGCCGGACTGACCGGGAAAATAGCAGCCAGGAGGCACGTGTTTTTCGAGGATATCGTCCTGATAAACGCTAAGCCGAGCGATTGCGTTTGA
- the twy1 gene encoding 4-demethylwyosine synthase TYW1, with amino-acid sequence MALTFVSNPNMPEEIASLFRKQHYALVGRHSSVKLCHWLKESIKKNRFCYKQKFYNIHSHRCLQMTPVTAWCTHNCIFCWRPMEGFLGTELPEPWDDPAFIVEESIKAQRKLLVGYKGMPGINMKKFEEAWNPKHAAISLSGEPMLYPYMGDLVEEFHKRGFTTFIVTNGTVPERLEEMIKEDKLPSQLYVSLTAPDVETYNRVNVPMIPDGWDRIKTFLEMMNGLPTRTVVRLTLVKDENMHNPEGYAKLIKKANPMFVEAKAYMFVGYSRNRLTINNMPRHEEIKAFAEEIVKHLPGYHIEDEYEPSRVVLIMRDDVDPRGSGVDGRFIKH; translated from the coding sequence ATGGCGTTAACATTCGTGTCCAACCCGAACATGCCGGAGGAGATTGCGAGTCTCTTCAGGAAGCAGCACTACGCGCTCGTGGGCAGGCACAGTTCGGTAAAGCTCTGCCACTGGCTCAAGGAGAGCATAAAAAAGAACCGCTTCTGCTACAAGCAGAAGTTCTACAACATACACTCCCACCGCTGCCTGCAGATGACGCCTGTTACGGCGTGGTGCACCCACAACTGCATATTCTGCTGGCGCCCGATGGAGGGCTTCCTCGGCACGGAGCTCCCGGAGCCGTGGGACGACCCGGCCTTCATCGTCGAGGAGAGCATAAAGGCCCAGCGCAAGCTCCTCGTTGGCTACAAGGGCATGCCCGGCATAAACATGAAGAAGTTCGAGGAGGCATGGAATCCAAAGCACGCTGCCATAAGCCTTTCCGGCGAGCCGATGCTCTACCCCTACATGGGCGACCTCGTCGAGGAGTTCCACAAGCGCGGTTTCACGACCTTCATCGTTACCAACGGCACCGTCCCGGAGAGACTTGAGGAGATGATAAAGGAGGACAAGCTGCCGAGCCAGCTCTACGTCTCGCTGACTGCTCCCGACGTCGAGACCTACAACCGCGTCAACGTCCCGATGATTCCGGACGGCTGGGACAGGATAAAGACGTTCCTTGAGATGATGAACGGTCTTCCCACCAGAACCGTCGTGAGGCTGACCCTCGTTAAGGACGAGAACATGCACAACCCCGAGGGCTACGCGAAGCTGATAAAGAAGGCGAACCCGATGTTCGTCGAGGCCAAAGCGTACATGTTCGTCGGCTATTCGCGGAACAGGCTCACCATCAACAACATGCCGCGCCACGAGGAGATAAAGGCCTTCGCGGAGGAGATCGTCAAGCACCTGCCCGGATACCACATCGAAGACGAGTACGAGCCGAGCAGGGTCGTTCTCATAATGCGCGACGACGTTGACCCCCGGGGCAGCGGAGTCGATGGCAGGTTCATAAAGCACTGA